A window of the Henckelia pumila isolate YLH828 chromosome 3, ASM3356847v2, whole genome shotgun sequence genome harbors these coding sequences:
- the LOC140888479 gene encoding uncharacterized protein, producing MAFPSASTSAIFVLFLIFAASVLPYSQASLLSIGGIQVAGRLFCSVDGNSCPTCVGLGGVNVNITCNGGTTSLATVLTDTNGFFTTVLDLAEVLLFGGSTPCFATVQLPVANCTLLPTTGILRAPLTLTGNLISGLLGLLLQTVTGLFVVVQTIL from the coding sequence atggCATTCCCTTCGGCCTCCACCAGCGCCATCTTCGTCCTCTTCCTCATCTTCGCGGCCTCGGTTCTTCCATATTCTCAGGCCTCCCTCCTCTCAATTGGTGGCATTCAGGTGGCCGGCCGCCTCTTCTGCTCTGTAGATGGCAACTCTTGCCCTACCTGTGTTGGCCTCGGAGGGGTGAATGTCAACATCACTTGCAACGGCGGCACCACTAGCCTTGCCACTGTGCTCACCGATACTAACGGATTTTTCACTACAGTTCTGGATCTTGCTGAGGTACTTTTATTCGGCGGATCAACTCCTTGTTTTGCAACCGTCCAGCTTCCGGTTGCCAACTGTACACTCTTGCCGACCACCGGAATCCTCCGAGCTCCATTGACTTTGACAGGAAACCTCATTTCTGGACTTCTTGGGTTGCTTCTCCAAACTGTCACGGGTTTATTTGTTGTGGTCCAGACAATACTGTAA